A region of the Chloroflexota bacterium genome:
TCACGGAGGGAGCATGAGCAATTCACAAGCCATCTACGAGCGCGCCACACAATATATCCCCGGCGGCGTCAGCAGTTCCAACCGGCTGATCCAGCCGAACCTCGTTTTCACGCACGCCGCGGGTGCATACATCTGGGACGCAGACGGCAAGCGCTACATTGATTACCATGCGGCGTTTGGCCCGCCAGTGCTGGGCCACTGCCACCCGGAGGTCAACCGGCGCGTCGCCGAGGCAATGTCGCAGATCGACCTGGTCGGCATCGGCGCCAACGAGATGGAGATCGAACTCGCGGAGAAGATCTGCCACTACGTGCCGTCGGCCCAGCGCGTGATGTTCACCAACTCCGGCTCGGAGGCGACCTACTACGCGCTGCGCTTCGCGCGCGCCGCGACCGGCCGCCGCAAGATCATCAAGTTCCAGGGCTGTTACCACGGCTGGCACGATGCCGTGGCGATGAACATCATCAGCGCGCCGAACCGGGTCGGGCAGAAAGACCCGATTTCGGCGGGTATGACGCCCGAAGTGGTGGACGACACACTCGTCCTGCCGTTCAACGACATCGAAGAACTGCACGACACCATCCAGCAGCACGGCGACGGCATCGCCGCCGTCATCCTGGAGCCGATCCCGCACAACATCGGCGCCGTCCTGCCGCGCCCGGAGTTCCTGCGCGCCCTGCGCGACCTGACGCTGCAGAAGGGCATCGTGCTGATCTTCGACGAGGTCATCACCGGCTGGCGGCACGGGCTCGGCGGCTACCAGAAAATCGCGGGCATCACGCCCGATCTGACGACGATGGGCAAGGCGATCGCCAACGGCTTCCCGCTGGCCGCGCTGTGCGGCCGCGCCGACATCATGGATCGCGGGCGGCCGGGCGGCGACGTGTTCGTGGCGGGCACCTATAACGCGCATCCGATGAGCGTGGCGGCCGCGCTGGCGACGATCGAAATCCTCGAGCGGCCGGAGACGTATCCGCACCTGTTCGGCCTCGGCGACC
Encoded here:
- a CDS encoding glutamate-1-semialdehyde 2,1-aminomutase; protein product: MSNSQAIYERATQYIPGGVSSSNRLIQPNLVFTHAAGAYIWDADGKRYIDYHAAFGPPVLGHCHPEVNRRVAEAMSQIDLVGIGANEMEIELAEKICHYVPSAQRVMFTNSGSEATYYALRFARAATGRRKIIKFQGCYHGWHDAVAMNIISAPNRVGQKDPISAGMTPEVVDDTLVLPFNDIEELHDTIQQHGDGIAAVILEPIPHNIGAVLPRPEFLRALRDLTLQKGIVLIFDEVITGWRHGLGGYQKIAGITPDLTTMGKAIANGFPLAALCGRADIMDRGRPGGDVFVAGTYNAHPMSVAAALATIEILERPETYPHLFGLGDRMRAGLNDIIARLGIEATIAGFGSVFVTYFMKPPVDNYTDLLRNDAAKFVAYRKALIERGIYKLPVNLKRNHISLAHTLADVDETLEKAEAAMRTVLQ